A part of Deltaproteobacteria bacterium genomic DNA contains:
- the aac(3)-I gene encoding AAC(3)-I family aminoglycoside N-acetyltransferase, with amino-acid sequence MNALLETFGEAFDDVETYVRKRPSADYMRRLLGSDYFIALVAVTQGRVIGGITAYELEKFEQERSEIYIYDLAVAQAFRREVVATALIAELKKIALARGVHVIFVQADTGVEDEPAIALYSKLGVREAVLHFDIAVAHDEGVA; translated from the coding sequence ATGAATGCGCTGTTGGAGACATTTGGCGAAGCTTTCGACGACGTCGAGACATATGTCAGGAAGCGGCCAAGTGCGGACTATATGCGTCGATTGCTCGGCAGCGACTACTTCATAGCCCTGGTTGCAGTGACTCAGGGCAGAGTCATCGGCGGTATCACGGCATATGAGCTAGAGAAGTTCGAGCAGGAACGCAGCGAGATCTATATCTATGATCTGGCGGTAGCACAGGCGTTTCGGCGTGAAGTAGTCGCAACTGCGTTGATCGCAGAACTCAAGAAGATTGCACTAGCGCGAGGAGTTCATGTCATTTTCGTCCAAGCCGATACCGGGGTCGAAGACGAACCTGCTATTGCCCTGTACTCCAAGCTGGGGGTGCGGGAAGCGGTCCTGCACTTTGATATTGCCGTTGCACACGATGAGGGGGTGGCATAA